A region of Nitrospinota bacterium DNA encodes the following proteins:
- the bcsG gene encoding cellulose biosynthesis protein BcsG, with product MELWSFYFFAKLFLYYKEYIKFDVTYNLLFALFLTIPIPEKIRFRGVIVTGRVALGIILAISLLWHDSWLPPPTEGASFLMSQGIPSTEYIYSFLMRFYNPKVFMLIGAIFSFCWLANKFLKMSTLVLICIMSLIPLKVFGEPNSQELTQTVDAFFDSETTRVTRYEKPEAGHPDFDLVILHVCSLAWADMVDVGMDKDPFFRQFNYLFTNFNTVTTYSGPSVIRLLRGNCGQQRHGDIYSEAPRECYILETFSDVGFKNYVTLNHDGKYGSFAEEITNNHGRPGPMNLAGLPVQQNMFDNSPIYDDYFTLSRWWENRLVSGEKAAAVYYNTVTLHDGSHWVGQKEWWKGDRKAQYQEFLTKLFKDVTRFINLLSSSGRNVVVVFVPEHGMALKGSVIQAPGLRDIPLPPITNTPVAIKLIGKQFNGEKVHQQVIDAPTSYLAITNIISRFVEKSPFTPEGMPGKTFTHTIPQTDYVAENQSAMVVKSEMKHFFFGKEKKWIELSDYEIK from the coding sequence ACTTTTCCTGACCATCCCCATTCCGGAGAAAATCAGGTTCAGGGGGGTCATTGTTACCGGCCGGGTGGCGCTGGGAATCATACTGGCCATATCCCTTCTCTGGCACGATTCGTGGCTCCCGCCGCCTACCGAGGGCGCCAGCTTTTTGATGTCCCAGGGAATTCCATCCACCGAATACATCTACAGCTTCCTCATGAGGTTTTATAACCCCAAGGTGTTCATGCTTATCGGGGCGATTTTTTCCTTCTGCTGGCTGGCCAACAAGTTCCTGAAAATGTCCACGCTGGTGCTTATTTGCATCATGTCGCTGATCCCGCTAAAGGTTTTCGGTGAGCCTAACAGCCAGGAGCTTACCCAAACGGTGGACGCGTTTTTCGATTCGGAGACCACCCGGGTGACAAGATATGAAAAGCCCGAGGCTGGCCATCCGGATTTTGACCTGGTAATTCTCCATGTATGCTCCCTGGCATGGGCGGACATGGTGGACGTGGGGATGGACAAAGATCCCTTCTTCCGGCAGTTCAATTACCTTTTCACAAACTTCAACACGGTCACCACCTATTCCGGCCCGTCGGTGATCCGTCTGCTCCGGGGCAATTGCGGCCAGCAACGGCATGGGGATATCTATTCGGAAGCGCCCAGGGAGTGTTACATATTAGAAACTTTCTCCGACGTGGGTTTTAAGAATTACGTTACCCTCAACCACGATGGCAAATACGGCTCATTCGCCGAGGAGATAACGAATAACCACGGCCGCCCCGGCCCGATGAACCTTGCGGGTCTGCCCGTACAGCAGAACATGTTCGACAACTCTCCCATATACGACGACTATTTCACCCTGAGCCGGTGGTGGGAGAACAGGCTGGTATCCGGCGAGAAGGCGGCGGCGGTATATTACAACACCGTCACCTTGCACGACGGCTCCCACTGGGTGGGCCAGAAGGAATGGTGGAAGGGGGATAGGAAAGCCCAATACCAGGAGTTCCTCACAAAACTCTTCAAGGATGTCACCCGTTTCATAAACCTGCTTTCCTCCTCCGGGCGCAACGTGGTGGTGGTGTTCGTGCCGGAGCACGGCATGGCGCTGAAAGGGAGCGTTATACAGGCCCCCGGATTAAGGGACATACCCCTGCCACCCATCACAAACACCCCTGTGGCCATTAAACTTATCGGCAAACAGTTTAACGGCGAAAAGGTCCACCAACAGGTAATAGACGCGCCAACCAGCTACCTGGCCATTACAAATATAATTTCCAGGTTCGTGGAGAAAAGCCCCTTCACTCCGGAGGGTATGCCCGGCAAGACCTTTACCCACACCATCCCGCAAACCGATTATGTGGCGGAAAACCAGAGCGCCATGGTGGTAAAAAGTGAAATGAAACATTTCTTTTTCGGAAAAGAGAAAAAGTGGATTGAACTCTCGGACTATGAGATAAAATAG